In one window of Candidatus Zixiibacteriota bacterium DNA:
- a CDS encoding DNA polymerase III subunit alpha has translation MNFVLPVCRSSFSLLYGTSSPEALLRAAAGYGYPGLVLADRNNLYGCYDFYYQALENNQKAIIGAELTTAIGEFFLICENHDGFKNLSRLITSYQLEGKPSVETISSYSRNLFCVTGRIPSLELLREIFGDRLYLSIGYDKPSQSYRLAGESGIKPVAFPAVTFLRREEYAVHRLLRAIDGGHLLDNLPEHTVAHLEEYLREPSFYNDFYASFPEAVKNNLAIAEACHLTFPRKRNILPDIIIDGDHFEKLRNDALSGMKQRLPHLSGQYFSRLEYELSVIQRTGFVDYFLIVGEIIGYCRSHDIPVVGRGSAAGSLVSYGLGITQVDPLREGLYFERFLNEARSDCPDIDLDIDWRRRDDVLDFIYKRYGAEHVAMMATYTHFQSRLAVRETAKALGFAPEEIDRFLKRLPHTSLEQLEKEAASLPSATKLKLDRERFRPALMAARSISGLPRHLGIHPGGIVITPEPLTDYIPLERATKGIVVTQCDMYQAEKIGLVKIDILGQRGLAVIADCHEAVKKIKGDNFKIPENDPDTYDILRKGKTIGVFQIESPGLRALLRDLQPRELNDITLALALIRPGVSESGMKRIFLNRFHGKEKTSYPHENLEPVLKETFGVFIYQEQVILAAQKIAGFNLPASDLLRRAITKKRHQKEHAKLQSRFLEGARRMGIDRAVALSIFGQLAQFASFGFCKAHAATYGNLAYQSAYFKTHYPDIFMTAVLRNGGGYYPSSVYVAEARRLGIRVVPPDINHSENIDSLQGGRIYLGIGRVREITGSALEQIRIGKPFASLSDFLSRVEISGQEMENLIKVGFFDSLETSRARLLWEYRLWGKGRTIGKDDLFKGRSPIPKMRTLALSPCAPFDIFRAEREILELSASFHPLTLFNDYREFNLQEVIDRRRNLSLTLSGWLADRKRIKTKDGRSMVFLTFDSLHDTFEVILFPQAYDKYSETIRSYRYLTVEGKLSFDDGNPAIIAERITPAPTGLKEARHI, from the coding sequence ATGAACTTCGTACTCCCGGTCTGTCGCAGTAGTTTTTCGCTGCTCTATGGCACCTCTTCGCCCGAGGCATTGTTGCGTGCAGCCGCCGGCTACGGCTATCCCGGCCTGGTTCTGGCAGACCGAAATAACCTCTACGGCTGTTATGATTTCTATTATCAGGCTCTGGAAAATAATCAGAAAGCCATAATCGGCGCGGAGCTTACGACGGCCATTGGCGAATTTTTCCTGATATGTGAAAACCATGACGGATTCAAGAATCTTTCGCGCCTTATTACCAGCTATCAACTGGAGGGAAAGCCCTCCGTCGAGACCATTAGCAGTTACAGCCGGAACCTGTTTTGTGTAACCGGCAGGATTCCCTCCCTGGAACTTCTCAGGGAGATATTCGGCGACCGGCTATATCTTTCGATTGGCTACGACAAACCCTCGCAATCCTATCGTCTGGCCGGCGAGAGTGGCATAAAACCGGTGGCCTTTCCCGCCGTGACTTTCCTGCGGAGAGAGGAATATGCCGTGCACCGCCTCTTGCGGGCGATTGATGGCGGCCATCTCCTGGACAACCTTCCCGAGCATACGGTCGCGCACCTGGAAGAATATCTCAGGGAGCCATCCTTCTACAATGATTTCTATGCTTCCTTTCCTGAAGCGGTAAAGAATAACCTCGCGATCGCCGAGGCCTGTCACCTGACCTTCCCCCGGAAACGAAACATTCTGCCGGATATTATCATTGATGGCGACCACTTTGAAAAATTGCGAAACGATGCTCTCTCCGGCATGAAACAACGATTGCCGCATCTTTCGGGGCAATATTTCTCCCGGCTGGAGTACGAACTGTCGGTGATTCAGCGCACCGGTTTTGTTGATTATTTTCTGATTGTCGGGGAAATTATTGGCTATTGCCGTTCACATGATATTCCCGTCGTGGGGCGCGGGTCGGCCGCCGGGTCGCTGGTCTCTTATGGTCTGGGGATAACCCAGGTTGATCCCCTGCGCGAGGGGCTCTATTTCGAAAGATTTCTCAACGAGGCCCGTTCCGATTGCCCCGATATTGATCTCGATATCGACTGGCGCCGCCGTGATGATGTCCTTGATTTCATCTATAAGCGATATGGCGCCGAACATGTGGCCATGATGGCTACATACACTCATTTTCAGTCGCGGCTGGCCGTCCGCGAGACGGCCAAGGCGCTCGGTTTTGCCCCCGAGGAAATCGACCGCTTTCTCAAGCGCCTCCCGCACACCTCGCTGGAGCAGTTGGAGAAAGAAGCCGCCTCTCTGCCATCGGCCACCAAACTCAAACTTGACCGGGAGCGCTTCCGGCCCGCCCTTATGGCGGCCCGGTCAATCTCCGGGCTGCCGCGCCACCTGGGAATCCACCCTGGCGGAATTGTCATCACGCCCGAACCCCTGACCGATTATATCCCGCTGGAACGAGCCACCAAGGGGATTGTGGTCACCCAGTGCGATATGTATCAGGCGGAAAAAATCGGGCTGGTGAAGATTGATATCCTGGGACAGCGTGGCCTGGCGGTGATCGCCGATTGCCATGAAGCTGTGAAGAAAATCAAAGGAGATAATTTTAAGATTCCCGAAAATGATCCCGATACTTATGATATTCTCCGCAAGGGAAAAACAATTGGAGTCTTCCAGATTGAATCGCCCGGACTGCGGGCCCTTCTGAGAGACCTGCAACCGAGAGAATTAAATGATATCACGCTTGCCCTGGCGCTGATTCGCCCCGGGGTGTCGGAATCAGGAATGAAGAGAATTTTCCTAAACCGCTTCCATGGTAAAGAGAAAACCTCTTATCCGCACGAAAACCTGGAGCCCGTGCTGAAGGAAACCTTTGGCGTATTTATCTATCAGGAGCAGGTGATTCTGGCCGCGCAGAAAATCGCGGGATTCAATCTTCCCGCCTCCGACCTGCTGCGACGCGCCATCACGAAAAAGCGGCATCAAAAGGAACACGCGAAGTTGCAGAGTCGCTTTCTCGAGGGGGCCCGCCGGATGGGGATTGACCGTGCCGTGGCGCTGAGCATTTTCGGCCAGTTGGCTCAATTTGCCTCTTTTGGTTTCTGTAAAGCCCACGCCGCCACCTACGGCAATCTGGCCTATCAATCCGCCTATTTCAAAACGCATTATCCCGACATTTTCATGACCGCCGTTCTGCGTAACGGCGGCGGATATTATCCCTCTTCGGTCTATGTGGCCGAGGCCCGTCGCCTCGGCATCAGGGTTGTCCCTCCCGATATAAATCATTCGGAAAATATCGACTCATTGCAAGGCGGCCGAATCTATCTTGGAATCGGGCGGGTCAGAGAGATAACCGGATCGGCCCTGGAACAGATCAGAATCGGAAAACCATTCGCTTCCCTGAGCGATTTCCTCTCCCGCGTGGAGATATCCGGGCAGGAGATGGAGAATTTAATAAAAGTCGGATTCTTTGATTCACTGGAGACCTCGCGGGCCAGACTCCTCTGGGAGTACCGCCTGTGGGGAAAAGGACGGACGATTGGAAAGGACGATCTTTTCAAAGGCAGGTCGCCGATACCCAAAATGCGCACTCTCGCCCTTTCCCCCTGCGCCCCATTTGATATTTTCCGCGCCGAAAGGGAGATTCTGGAGCTTTCGGCCTCTTTCCATCCTTTAACCCTATTCAATGATTACCGGGAATTCAATCTGCAGGAGGTTATCGACCGAAGAAGGAATCTCTCTTTGACCCTCTCCGGCTGGCTGGCCGACCGGAAACGAATCAAAACCAAAGACGGCCGTTCGATGGTCTTTCTGACTTTTGATTCCCTGCACGATACTTTTGAGGTGATTCTTTTTCCGCAGGCCTATGATAAGTACAGCGAGACGATTCGCTCTTATCGCTACCTGACCGTGGAGGGAAAACTCTCCTTCGATGACGGTAATCCGGCCATTATCGCGGAAAGGATTACTCCGGCGCCAACCGGGCTAAAGGAAGCTCGCCATATTTAA
- a CDS encoding isocitrate/isopropylmalate dehydrogenase family protein, with protein MAKYKIAWIPGDGVGCDVMDAARIVLDRFKFDAEYIPADIGWEFWCKEANPLPDRTKEILRNTDCALFGAITSKPKEEAEADLSPELRGKGHIYSSPIVGLRQEFNLRTNLRPCKAYPGNPLNYKEGIDIVVFRENTEDLYAGVEFFPLPDEVREVIKKHNPKMKKFDKHPAGEVAVSLRINTKTGCRNIVTDAFEYARKSGRKSVTVVEKPNVVRETSGLMVRTAREVAKNYPDIQFWEANIDAMCMWLLKNPLDYSVLVTSNLFGDIISDLCAQLVGGLGFASSGNIGDNYAVFEPTHGSAPKYAGLYKVNPMAMLLTVVLMMEWLGEKEKAVQLENAIAMVIKEGKARTYDMGGKSTTLDIAHAVAAKL; from the coding sequence ATGGCCAAGTACAAAATTGCCTGGATACCCGGTGATGGAGTCGGCTGCGATGTCATGGATGCGGCCCGAATCGTCCTGGATAGGTTCAAATTCGATGCCGAATATATCCCCGCCGATATCGGCTGGGAGTTCTGGTGCAAAGAAGCAAATCCTCTTCCTGACCGCACGAAGGAGATTTTAAGAAACACCGATTGCGCCCTGTTCGGCGCTATTACTTCCAAGCCCAAGGAGGAGGCCGAGGCGGATCTGTCTCCCGAACTCAGAGGGAAAGGACATATCTACTCCTCGCCGATTGTTGGGTTAAGGCAGGAATTCAATCTTCGCACCAACCTGCGGCCGTGTAAGGCTTATCCGGGAAATCCTCTGAACTACAAGGAAGGGATTGATATCGTTGTTTTCAGGGAAAACACCGAAGACCTTTATGCTGGTGTGGAGTTTTTCCCTCTCCCCGATGAGGTCCGGGAGGTGATCAAAAAGCATAATCCCAAGATGAAGAAGTTTGACAAGCACCCTGCCGGCGAAGTAGCGGTATCATTGCGAATCAATACCAAAACCGGGTGCCGCAATATTGTAACCGATGCCTTCGAATATGCGAGGAAAAGCGGACGCAAATCGGTGACGGTGGTCGAAAAGCCGAATGTGGTGCGGGAGACCTCGGGGCTGATGGTCCGGACGGCGCGTGAAGTGGCCAAGAACTACCCCGATATTCAGTTCTGGGAGGCCAATATCGATGCCATGTGTATGTGGCTTCTGAAAAACCCGCTCGATTATTCGGTGCTGGTGACCTCAAACCTTTTCGGTGACATCATCTCCGATTTATGCGCTCAGCTGGTTGGCGGACTCGGCTTTGCTTCCTCCGGCAATATCGGCGATAACTATGCCGTTTTCGAACCGACCCATGGTTCCGCTCCCAAGTATGCCGGATTGTATAAAGTCAATCCGATGGCGATGTTGCTGACTGTGGTGCTTATGATGGAATGGCTGGGAGAGAAAGAAAAGGCAGTGCAACTCGAAAACGCCATTGCGATGGTCATAAAAGAGGGAAAAGCCCGGACTTATGATATGGGCGGCAAATCAACCACGCTTGACATTGCGCATGCGGTTGCGGCCAAACTCTGA
- the dinB gene encoding DNA polymerase IV has translation MGPYLYIDVDAFFASVEQSINPALAGIPVMVGGLAHERGVVSCPSYEARVLGVRTGMSLHDAARLVPHGVFLLGDFHCYQYFSDRFYDILGKYTPQLDRISQDEACLALGGIVAKDDATERLARQLQKEIWQALSLSTSVGVGPSRVAAKIASEYKKPMGLTILTGENLGGFFSQLPIGKIPGVGPRREKILHEMGIRTAGQLAAVPENYLQTIFGLNGLKIAAYSRGEDGLPLRDHKVIRSISRETGFAEDITDQTVLLSHLYYLLERAAARLRALGKHAAGLKIKLCYADFERVEGATRIAPASDNESDIFPLVEMMFRRLFTRRLGIRLVGVSLANLKNYIDNETFLDDRIEKQKRLRRGLDTARRKAGFFALTTGRTLSLSERYKRGDTGYELRTPGLSQ, from the coding sequence ATGGGACCATATTTATATATCGATGTTGATGCCTTTTTTGCCTCCGTGGAGCAATCAATCAATCCTGCCCTGGCGGGGATACCGGTCATGGTGGGGGGGCTGGCGCACGAGCGGGGGGTGGTATCATGCCCCAGCTATGAGGCACGGGTGCTGGGAGTCAGGACAGGGATGTCGCTTCATGATGCCGCCCGGCTCGTCCCTCATGGCGTCTTTCTCCTCGGTGATTTCCACTGCTATCAGTACTTCTCAGACAGGTTTTATGATATTCTTGGGAAATACACGCCTCAATTAGATCGCATCTCGCAGGACGAGGCCTGTCTGGCGCTGGGGGGAATAGTGGCAAAAGATGATGCCACAGAGAGACTGGCGCGACAGCTTCAGAAGGAAATATGGCAGGCGCTTTCCCTTTCGACTTCCGTTGGTGTCGGCCCCAGCCGGGTGGCCGCCAAAATTGCCTCAGAATATAAAAAACCAATGGGGCTGACAATCCTCACCGGGGAGAATTTGGGCGGATTCTTCTCCCAACTCCCCATCGGCAAAATCCCCGGAGTTGGCCCGCGCAGAGAGAAGATATTACATGAAATGGGCATCCGGACCGCCGGTCAGTTGGCCGCCGTGCCGGAAAACTATCTTCAGACCATTTTTGGATTGAATGGCCTCAAAATCGCCGCCTATAGCCGCGGTGAAGATGGCTTGCCCCTGCGTGATCATAAGGTCATCCGTTCGATCAGTCGGGAGACCGGTTTCGCCGAGGATATTACCGACCAGACGGTGCTGCTGTCGCATCTTTACTACCTTTTGGAGCGGGCCGCCGCACGCCTGCGGGCTCTCGGCAAACATGCCGCCGGATTGAAAATCAAACTCTGTTATGCCGACTTCGAACGAGTCGAAGGAGCAACAAGGATTGCGCCGGCTTCCGACAACGAAAGCGACATCTTTCCTCTGGTCGAGATGATGTTTCGTCGCCTTTTCACCCGGCGGCTCGGAATCCGGCTGGTCGGGGTGTCTCTGGCCAATCTGAAAAATTACATCGACAATGAGACTTTTCTGGATGATCGCATCGAGAAGCAGAAGCGGCTGCGGCGGGGTCTTGATACCGCGCGGCGTAAGGCCGGCTTTTTTGCCCTGACCACCGGGCGGACACTTTCCCTCTCGGAGCGATATAAGCGAGGTGACACCGGCTATGAACTTCGTACTCCCGGTCTGTCGCAGTAG
- the ligA gene encoding NAD-dependent DNA ligase LigA has translation MPIPAKDRKEYDRLVALIRHYDRMYYILDKPEISDAEYDRLFDQLLKIEKEHSEIVTQDSPSQRVGATPLPEFKSIAHRARMLSLQKVTSKEEFVEFDRRVHEGLEANEDITYTVEPKLDGLAVELIYDNGILTTGSTRGDGSRGEDVTQNLRTIRSIPLKLSDDAARKYPLLEVRGEVIIRKSSFLKLNNRMTAQELAPFANPRNAAAGSLRQLDSKITAGRPLIFYAYGISATDLPNMTTQYDIMQFLKREGFLINEFVDRAKGVNKVTEKFYKLADIRPKLDYEIDGMVIKVDRFNQQSTLGEISRAPRWAVAWKFAAEEAETVVRNIIFSVGRTGVITPVAQLEPVHVSGVTVSNASLHNEDEMKELDIMIGDMVIIRRAGDVIPEVMEVIKEKRTGKEKSVTMPETCPSCGTKTVRPEGEAAHRCLNSACPAQIIEKIFHFASKEAMDIEGLGGKMAAQLVETKLVKDPSDIYYLTKEMLLPLELMGDKRAQNLLDSIEVSKKRDLPQIIVALGIFNVGETAARALAGHFGEFEKLYRATFEELTTIEGIGPIIAQSVIDYFANPGNKEMIAKMKKAGVSFPNFAMKRKSSSLLGKTFVITGTLSLPRDHFKKLIEDAGGKVSGSVSSKTNYLLVGEDAGSKLDGAKKLGVKIITEEELGKLLS, from the coding sequence ATGCCGATCCCAGCGAAAGACAGAAAAGAATATGATCGTCTGGTTGCCTTGATCAGACATTACGACCGGATGTACTACATCCTCGATAAACCCGAGATATCCGATGCCGAGTATGACCGCCTTTTCGACCAGCTTCTGAAAATCGAAAAAGAGCATTCCGAAATTGTCACTCAGGATTCTCCTTCACAGCGTGTCGGAGCCACCCCGCTGCCGGAGTTTAAGTCGATTGCGCACCGAGCACGAATGCTCTCGCTGCAAAAGGTAACCTCGAAAGAGGAATTTGTCGAATTCGATCGCAGAGTACACGAAGGGCTGGAGGCCAATGAAGACATTACCTATACGGTGGAGCCAAAACTGGATGGATTGGCGGTCGAGTTGATATATGATAATGGCATTCTGACAACTGGTTCTACGCGTGGCGATGGTAGTCGCGGTGAGGACGTCACTCAAAACCTGCGGACTATCAGAAGCATCCCGCTGAAGCTCTCGGATGATGCAGCGCGGAAATATCCCCTGTTGGAAGTGCGCGGCGAAGTAATTATCAGAAAATCATCATTCCTTAAATTAAATAATAGAATGACCGCTCAGGAGCTGGCCCCCTTCGCCAATCCCCGGAATGCCGCCGCCGGGTCGCTTCGTCAACTTGATTCCAAAATCACCGCCGGCCGGCCGCTGATTTTCTATGCCTATGGCATCTCCGCCACCGATCTGCCCAACATGACCACCCAATATGATATCATGCAATTTCTCAAGCGCGAGGGATTTCTGATTAATGAATTTGTCGACCGCGCAAAAGGCGTTAACAAAGTTACCGAGAAGTTTTATAAACTGGCGGACATCCGACCAAAATTGGATTATGAAATCGATGGCATGGTAATAAAGGTCGACCGATTCAATCAGCAGAGCACACTGGGTGAGATTTCGCGCGCCCCGCGCTGGGCGGTGGCCTGGAAATTCGCCGCCGAGGAAGCCGAGACAGTGGTACGCAATATCATATTCTCGGTCGGCCGCACCGGTGTTATCACGCCGGTGGCCCAGCTCGAGCCGGTGCATGTCTCGGGAGTAACTGTCTCCAATGCCTCCCTTCACAACGAAGATGAAATGAAGGAACTTGATATCATGATCGGCGACATGGTCATAATCCGCCGAGCGGGAGATGTCATACCGGAGGTGATGGAGGTTATCAAGGAAAAGCGAACCGGGAAGGAAAAAAGTGTCACCATGCCGGAAACCTGCCCCTCCTGCGGTACCAAGACGGTTCGCCCTGAGGGTGAAGCGGCGCACCGTTGTCTAAACTCGGCCTGCCCCGCTCAGATAATTGAAAAAATCTTCCATTTTGCCTCTAAAGAAGCCATGGACATCGAGGGGCTGGGTGGGAAAATGGCGGCGCAACTGGTGGAAACCAAACTGGTCAAAGACCCATCCGATATTTACTATTTGACAAAAGAAATGCTTCTCCCCTTGGAGCTTATGGGTGATAAGCGGGCGCAGAATCTCCTCGATTCCATAGAGGTCTCCAAGAAACGGGATTTGCCGCAGATTATTGTCGCGCTGGGAATATTCAATGTCGGAGAGACCGCCGCCCGGGCTCTGGCGGGACATTTCGGAGAATTTGAGAAACTCTACCGGGCCACTTTTGAAGAATTGACCACAATTGAAGGAATCGGCCCGATTATCGCCCAATCAGTCATTGATTATTTCGCCAACCCCGGCAATAAGGAAATGATTGCCAAAATGAAGAAGGCCGGAGTCAGCTTCCCCAATTTCGCTATGAAGAGAAAATCATCCTCTCTGTTGGGGAAAACCTTTGTCATAACCGGCACCCTTTCTTTGCCGCGGGATCATTTTAAGAAGCTTATTGAAGATGCCGGGGGAAAGGTCTCCGGGTCGGTTTCCTCGAAGACCAACTATCTCCTGGTCGGTGAAGATGCCGGCAGCAAGCTCGATGGCGCCAAAAAGCTGGGTGTGAAAATAATAACCGAAGAGGAACTCGGAAAACTCCTGTCATAA
- a CDS encoding PorV/PorQ family protein, with amino-acid sequence MRKTLIISIALCLISVPPIFGQTGLDLLTVEAGARPSGMGGAFTAVVQDPYSAGYNPAAAFGIGPLAASIGHNTYWENIRIETGYLSFQKKSITFSAGVQFAVDGNLQGRGLTPTSDYTAFDAHDISFKTGVSFEVDKDVVFGFMLGWMFEKIENFHGSAFNADIGLLTRPMTDLNVGFAVLNLGQKMKIREEEYKLPTAFRAGVSYRFARFLPAADIVIQDDDFHLHLGGEYKVSSSLFLRTGYRFGYDTKDFSAGAGFARRNLRIDYAFLPYKDNLWDSHLINLTFQL; translated from the coding sequence ATGAGAAAAACCCTGATTATTTCAATCGCCCTTTGCCTTATATCAGTTCCGCCGATTTTCGGCCAGACCGGATTGGATTTGCTCACGGTCGAAGCAGGGGCACGGCCCAGCGGTATGGGTGGGGCATTCACGGCCGTAGTGCAGGATCCCTATTCGGCGGGGTACAATCCGGCCGCCGCTTTCGGTATCGGACCCCTGGCCGCCTCGATTGGCCATAATACATATTGGGAAAATATCCGAATAGAGACCGGCTACCTGTCATTCCAGAAGAAATCGATCACCTTTTCCGCCGGCGTGCAGTTTGCGGTGGACGGTAATCTTCAAGGACGCGGCCTGACACCAACCAGCGATTACACTGCTTTCGATGCCCATGATATATCATTCAAGACCGGTGTGTCATTTGAGGTGGATAAGGATGTCGTTTTTGGCTTCATGCTGGGATGGATGTTTGAAAAGATAGAAAATTTCCACGGCTCGGCTTTTAATGCCGATATAGGGCTTCTAACCCGCCCAATGACCGACCTTAATGTCGGTTTCGCTGTTTTGAATCTGGGCCAGAAAATGAAAATCCGTGAAGAGGAATATAAACTTCCGACTGCTTTCCGCGCCGGTGTTTCCTATCGTTTCGCTCGTTTTCTCCCGGCGGCGGACATAGTTATCCAGGATGATGATTTCCATCTTCATCTGGGCGGGGAATACAAAGTATCAAGCAGTCTCTTCTTGCGAACCGGATATCGTTTCGGCTATGATACAAAGGATTTCTCAGCCGGCGCCGGATTTGCCAGAAGAAATCTGCGCATCGATTATGCTTTCCTGCCGTATAAAGACAACCTGTGGGATTCACATCTCATCAATCTGACATTTCAATTATAG
- a CDS encoding PorV/PorQ family protein — MKRIAVFMILCLVFSQIAAAETEDGGYAGAFLKLAVQARPAGMGGAYIGVSDDAAGQLFNPAGAPAVQTKTIASSYRVMDLGRKLGFVSFMLPTRGASGLGLSWLYAGYGEVDTRNSSGQKLGGTISSSENDFGLTFGKQFAPFLGLGTKLNYYYKRLSDLSATSIGINMGIMISIDSLFQYGSMEGKPITDIKAGLVFSHLAANYSWSDKNAGLAATQDDKFPNLLGLGVSCRAIDRKLLVALDLEKNFKQALVSRFGAEYDFRNRLLLRGGLNEGAVTAGMGYTFALKKATLCFNYAFSAERTDEGSDHIISLDLKF; from the coding sequence ATGAAAAGAATAGCCGTATTTATGATTTTGTGTCTGGTTTTCAGCCAGATTGCCGCCGCCGAGACGGAAGATGGTGGCTATGCCGGAGCCTTTTTGAAGCTGGCGGTGCAGGCCCGTCCGGCCGGAATGGGGGGAGCTTATATCGGGGTGTCCGATGACGCCGCCGGGCAACTCTTCAATCCCGCCGGTGCGCCGGCCGTGCAGACCAAGACCATTGCCAGTTCTTATCGTGTCATGGATCTGGGGAGGAAACTTGGTTTTGTCTCATTCATGCTGCCGACGCGCGGAGCCTCCGGACTTGGACTGAGCTGGCTTTATGCCGGCTATGGCGAGGTCGACACACGCAACAGCAGCGGGCAGAAGTTGGGGGGAACTATTTCTTCCAGCGAAAATGATTTTGGCCTTACCTTCGGTAAGCAGTTCGCTCCTTTCCTGGGGTTGGGGACCAAGTTGAATTATTATTATAAGCGACTTTCCGACCTCAGCGCTACTTCCATTGGCATTAACATGGGAATAATGATTTCGATCGACTCCCTTTTTCAATATGGTTCAATGGAGGGGAAACCGATCACCGATATCAAAGCAGGTCTGGTGTTCAGCCATCTCGCGGCCAACTATTCCTGGAGTGATAAGAATGCCGGGTTGGCTGCAACACAGGACGACAAATTTCCTAATCTGCTGGGTCTGGGCGTATCCTGCAGGGCGATTGATAGAAAACTGCTGGTGGCGCTGGACCTGGAAAAGAATTTCAAACAGGCGCTGGTGTCTCGTTTCGGAGCGGAGTATGATTTCAGGAACCGCCTCCTGCTGCGGGGAGGTCTCAACGAGGGGGCCGTGACCGCCGGGATGGGGTACACATTTGCGCTAAAGAAGGCCACCCTTTGTTTCAACTATGCCTTTTCCGCCGAGCGCACGGATGAGGGCAGTGACCATATAATCAGTCTGGATTTGAAATTTTAG